Proteins co-encoded in one Candidatus Poribacteria bacterium genomic window:
- a CDS encoding PD40 domain-containing protein encodes MRRTMPILFFFFTLVTLGVRVCVVFAKPPDTAKIVFGANREGNREIYLMNPDGSAQMNITNHRADDIYGAWSPTGEQILFASDRDRFLGSWDLYLMDPNGQNVRPVFGKSEERRHPEWSPDGKQIAYTRFDAGVGYIYIATSDGKNEERVAIGGTPAWSPDGTEIAFVVKTGAKRWEINILNVRTRKQKAFFPPKATPSWLRAPRWSPRGDKLAFSWLHRVPFVDFLKTETIYTVNRDGTGLTQIVDEAGPEVTSPVWSPQGDTLLYAQDSEEARRSLQIFKIVLGEEQPDQLTDIGIWNTPEDWFDPAYALPVSPQPQLLTTMWGELKRE; translated from the coding sequence ATGAGACGAACGATGCCAATTCTTTTTTTCTTTTTTACCCTTGTGACCTTGGGAGTGAGAGTTTGTGTTGTTTTTGCCAAGCCACCGGATACTGCCAAAATTGTGTTTGGGGCAAATCGCGAAGGAAATCGAGAGATTTATCTGATGAATCCTGATGGAAGTGCGCAGATGAACATAACGAACCACCGAGCAGATGACATCTATGGTGCCTGGTCCCCCACAGGAGAGCAGATTCTTTTTGCCTCTGACCGAGATCGGTTTCTGGGCAGCTGGGATCTCTATCTGATGGATCCTAATGGTCAAAACGTGCGACCTGTTTTCGGAAAATCAGAGGAAAGACGGCATCCTGAGTGGTCGCCTGATGGCAAACAGATCGCTTACACACGCTTTGATGCGGGTGTCGGGTACATCTACATCGCTACAAGCGATGGAAAAAATGAGGAGCGAGTCGCTATCGGAGGTACTCCGGCGTGGTCTCCCGATGGCACCGAAATCGCCTTTGTTGTTAAAACGGGGGCGAAACGCTGGGAAATCAATATTCTTAATGTGCGGACGCGAAAGCAAAAGGCCTTCTTTCCCCCTAAGGCGACACCTTCATGGCTCCGGGCTCCGAGGTGGTCTCCGAGAGGTGATAAACTTGCCTTTTCTTGGCTTCATCGCGTCCCATTTGTTGACTTCCTTAAAACAGAGACGATCTATACGGTGAATCGGGATGGGACCGGGCTTACACAGATTGTTGATGAAGCGGGTCCAGAGGTTACCTCGCCTGTTTGGTCGCCGCAGGGAGATACCCTGCTCTATGCCCAAGATAGTGAAGAAGCCAGAAGGTCTTTACAAATCTTCAAAATCGTCTTGGGGGAAGAACAACCCGATCAACTCACGGATATTGGGATATGGAATACACCCGAAGACTGGTTTGATCCTGCGTATGCGTTACCGGTTTCACCCCAACCCCAGCTGCTAACGACAATGTGGGGAGAACTGAAACGGGAGTAG